Genomic DNA from Cololabis saira isolate AMF1-May2022 chromosome 20, fColSai1.1, whole genome shotgun sequence:
CGTGTGTCTCTTTTGGATTTACTGGTGGGGGCTGTCCTGACTTTCACTTTCTGTCCTCGTGTCTTTCGGTTCTGCTCCCCGTGCGTCTGTCAGGTGAACTTTGAGAGAGcgttactgtaaaaaaaaaaaaaaaaaacatttctcacTTTAATAGTAAAAACCAAGAATGTGAGaaaagtacaaaaacaaaacctgaAAGTTATGTCAGCAGTTTAGGGTTAAAAGGATGCGAGAAACAACGACACAACTACTCTATATGACTTCTTGAACTGTGACCCCCCTTAAACTTTATAACTTTGATAAGAATCCATTTGAATTGtgatctttttttgtttcttttttctttttataatgaAAGTGAAAAACTATTCTTTGCAGCTCTAAAGGAACAAATCTAAAGGAATAAAGAAATCCTAGATGATCTAAAGTGTATTTTGAAGTTTGAAGCCACATTTTATGATCTATTTTTGAAATTAAACCTCAACTTGGGTCCGACAGACGGGCAGTTATCTTTTTTGATGAGTGTCTCTGCTGCCTACGCTCTCACACTTCACGCTGCCAATTAAGATGCATATTTCAGTTCTCCTTTGGAGCTGCATTTCTGGTCAGCCATCATCCTGTGCTTTTTATTGCGGCACCCTGGAAACTTTTAAAGAAGCGTGCCAGAGTCACGTGTCTTTTATTGCAGCACAAGTAAGGGCAGGTTTGATGATGTTGGTTGTTTGGCTCTTGCTGCACAGCCTCCATCAGTGTGGTGTTTGGTGGAATAGTCATGACACGCCAAACTTGACACGGACTTGCTTCTGTCTCCCCAGGAACTCCAGGGTCTGGAGCAGTCAAACGCAGCTTTCCAAAAGGAGATCGCCGCGTTGAGGAAGGAGCTGCGTCACTACGAGACGGCCCTGGAACGGCACAAGCCTCACTGCCGCCTCAGGAGCTGTGGCTCCAGCTCACCTGCCCAACTCTCCGCGTCTTCTCCAGCCGACTGTCAAGCCGGCTCCAGCCTCCCCCAGGCCTCCAACTCGCCCTCCCCGTCACGCTCCGCCCCCTCAAACCCCGGCAGGGGTCTTCAGACCTTCAGCTACGTTGAAAAGGCTCATCGTTCACCTTCGGCTTCTTCTCCAACGGCTTCAGCCGCAGCCTCTGAAGTCCCGgctgcctcctcttcctcccccgtCTCCAGTCCAGTGACTATTCCTTATTCTGTGTCTTTTTCCACTCAGCCAAGTCCTCACTCTTTGTTCAGCGAACTACCTCCAATTACGCCACGGCCGGCCAATGTCCTGCCAGCCTGCGCCAAGCCGGCTCCGGCCCAGACAGTCCACGAAAGCTCCTCGGCATCGCGCGGTTCCTCGTTCACCAGCCCAGCGTTTGTAATGGAGCTGGATTCTTCCCTCACCGCTTCAAGCGGCGTGGAGGCCTCTTTCTCCCCCCTACAGGCCGGAAACACCAGCACAGTATTACCAGATAGTTCCTTGACTTATTCATGCAACTTCAGTGGAAACCTGACCAGCTCCCACCAGCCGTGTGCACTTTTACCGTCCCCTCTTACCTCACCTTTTGCCCTGAAGCGGCGTTACAGTGAAAGCGTTTCAGCCGCTTCTGGATCCCTGCTCTCCCTGCTCACCGTCCCCAGCCCCCCCAAGATCTCTCAAACTACCTCCAGCAGCTTCCAGGGATCTGCCTCGCAACCTCCGctccctgctcctcctcctcccggccCCCCAGAAGACCCTTCCCTCTCCGAGCTCCTGGAAATCCACGACTGGATCCTGAGCGGGGTTAATAACGACTAGCACTACAGAACGCTTGTTCAATTTATCTCTCCTGGGTGTTTTAATTAACTCTCCAATCTTCCGCTGCAACGATTCAAAGACAACTGAGATCTTCATCGAAGGAAAATATGTTAGTTTGTCATATTTGAGTAGTTTCTGACTCGCACACCACTGAAGCAAAGTGATGCATGACATATTTATGTGTATTTTCAATTAATCTTAGTCATTTATTAAATCGTATGTTCTGACAGGCTAGATTTTACTCTTTATCTCTTAAATTAGAGCTTCCCTTTTATGGTAAAAAACCACACAGATGACCTTTAAACACGGCACTAAAGCTTCAGAAATCGCCGCGAACATCTCTGCGCTTGACTGCAGACACAATCCACaacagtttagtttttttttttcaactggtTTCAATTGTGCAATAAAATCAAGTGCGGAAAACCTTTAATAAATGAATAGAAACCAGCAGCAAGCTTGGCAtctttttctaaataaaatgcTGCGTCAGATTTGCATGCGAGTAtatagtgtgtgtatatatgtatatatatatatatatatatatatatatatatatatatatatatatatatatatatatatatatatatatatatacaccacaGAAGTGACTCGACATGCAGAGCTCTGTAACTTTAGAGTATTCGGTTCCTCTCAACTTCATAGAAGAGTCAATAAGAGAGATTTACATGTTTGACTTCAGCTTGAACCCATGCCAGCGCCAAAGTGAAACATGCGGCCTGCCGCAGCTGCGTGCTGTGGTTCCTCTTCAGGAAAACAGTACACTCAGTACACTCGTCCCACGCGTCGTCCTCCTGCTGATGACTATCGAAAGCTTGCAACATTTAACGTCTGAAGTTTTTCTTTGAAAGACTTTTAGAGACTGTTGTGTAGTAAAAGGTCGTTTGTTGCGTGCACGCTGACAGAGCTAGTTAATGAGTTGTTCTTAACTGTGTTATTGCTGCAGCTGAAACCGGCAATAAAAGGATATCAGGGAGCTGTTTGTCCTCTCAGAGTTTATATGGATTAATAAAGGCTATTCAACTGCTTTATTTCTACTGAACTGATGTTCCTGGATTTAGATTTAGCGTAGGTGTTTTTCAAAGCGTTGCTTTTAGGCCAGCTCCCTTAATCCCAGAGGCACCAACGCCTCTGGGATGCATGTACCTTTGTTGATTTGTGGTAATTTAAGAcattaaaaatgataaatacagCAGCAGGAAATGAGAGACGTTTGTTTTTAGGAGGAGTTTCTAATACTGTTGTAAAATGTGATTTAATGGCTTTGTACTCTGTAGatgaaacttgtttttttttttttttatgtggtgCACGTTAGGTGAGAGAAGTCCTTCACATCTCCGTCAGGAATAACTGATAAACAGCCGGCTGAGGCGATGAGGTTGTCAGGGTCGGCCTCATTAAAGCTGATGATGGTGACAACTGAAGATCTCATTGCCCACTAACATCCCTCTCTCCTGGGAGTCTGAGGCGATGATTAAAAACAGCGCTTAATTAACGAATCCTTTATTGTGCTCACTTTGAGTGAATCAAGTAaagtattcttcttttttttaatataatttcaCCCCACTGAACTCGACAGCAAGAGGACAAAGAGGCTGCTAAAAAGTTACAAGCACACGTGCTGCTTTGCACCATGGTTGAACAAAAATGATGGTTTGGGTTTTCCAGATGATAATCTGTGTAAgttattcttattttatatgcatatatgtataGGTATATAGGGTTTATAGGAGTTTACAGTTTATGATTTAATGTGAGCTTGAAGATGTTgctttcaaataaaaacattttaagaaaAGAAATTCCGTTTTTTTGCTCAACTTTgcagcaaaatcaaaaaaagtCAGGATTGATTCAAAATGAGTAAATTATGCATTTCTTTCTTAAATTTTCTTTGGCCTTtattacacacatatataaataaatatatatatatatatataaatgtatgtgGAATGATGCAGTCAGGTAGCGTTTATAGTGTACAGGAACATCTGCACTGAGTGTAGGTTGGAGGTCCCAAAGTCAAGGTAGGAGCTTCCTCCACAGGCACATGGCCAACCAGCCGGACGTGGTGATGGAGAAGCTCCTGAAGAGAGCAATGTGGATCGACATGGAAAGCctaagggtgcgtcccaatactccccctcgtcCTCGTTTTGATCCctccccctaaattttgcgtgttcccgtgaaggtagtggtgtcccaattcctcttttcacctagggggagtgggcataacgagggctaggggctgagaatagccccttcacagcgagggatttcagatgctcacttcGTGAGCGAGGGGctataaaaatttcccagaatgcttttcgtcgtcatttgcggactgaatccaaaaaaaaaccatggcggacatttcttattttttagtgaataaaatcaatattttgagttagtttctgcataaaaatgcattttgattacatttctagcgagaaatatatattttgctttcataatattcactcagtgaatgtaattaaccccttttttgtccgttgttcgcgaagatcgcgccggagaaaaggctgttaggttacgccgtaggctacgtaacctacgccgtaggctctacaggcagactcgtctcagattgtgaccaagggagcaagcattttttgtgggaaatagagagaaataatcctgtgactcgtcagatttgttttggatgtttctgatataatagttttcagaaaccacaaagctgttatctgggtaatttacacactttcagataagctgaagtgaagatagcggagctgttttatggttccgcgttaaatcgatgcagagcctatggtgtaggttacgcggcgacgcgcgccgtacgccgtacgccgtaccctacgccgtaccctacgccgtaccctacgccgtaccctacgccgtaggctctgcgtccatttaacgcggacccataaactgcggagccggcagacagaaatctcaaaattttcggagcaaatttcttaacaggcgtagctacaactgttagatttcatctattaaaccaacatttatcttcctaaatgatttatttccgcc
This window encodes:
- the batf2 gene encoding basic leucine zipper transcriptional factor ATF-like 2; amino-acid sequence: MHLLCMDPGYEPSTPGSLSAEECLSNSSGLDRNRDDEQLPPRSTKKREKNRDAARKSRRKQTERADELHEELQGLEQSNAAFQKEIAALRKELRHYETALERHKPHCRLRSCGSSSPAQLSASSPADCQAGSSLPQASNSPSPSRSAPSNPGRGLQTFSYVEKAHRSPSASSPTASAAASEVPAASSSSPVSSPVTIPYSVSFSTQPSPHSLFSELPPITPRPANVLPACAKPAPAQTVHESSSASRGSSFTSPAFVMELDSSLTASSGVEASFSPLQAGNTSTVLPDSSLTYSCNFSGNLTSSHQPCALLPSPLTSPFALKRRYSESVSAASGSLLSLLTVPSPPKISQTTSSSFQGSASQPPLPAPPPPGPPEDPSLSELLEIHDWILSGVNND